TTGCGACTCAGGAATTTTGCCTTCTTCATTCAATTTCAAATCAACTTTTTTTCCTGCCGCGTGCTCAAGGTAAGATTCAATAATGCGTTTTTTATCCTGTGGAGTTCCCACCGGAGACATCTTGTTACAGTTTGCCGTCGCGTATTTCATTTCAGATTGACCAACGCAATAAGAAGCGCCGCCCGCTTTGAAACCGTAAACCAACGGATTACAAGCCACCTGATTACCTGAGCAGCTACCACGGCGGGCTTCCATCTGACCGCGAAGATCCGCGTTCAAAGCGCCCCCTTTTTTCTCACTGCCGCAAGAGTCGTCTTTACCGTATTTAGAGATGTAACCTGCGATGATACAGTTTTGTCCCGTCAAGGCACCTGCATAAGCTGTGTCTCCGAACAAGACTTGCAGAACGTACTCGTATTTGTTTTCTGCAGAATAAGAAGCACGATATTTGTTTCTTACTTGAAGAACTTTATCAGCGGCTTCCATCGCCATACGCATGCGAACCATGTACTCCGCTCTTTGACGTGGGCTGAGTTGTTTATACTCAGTCCATGACAAGACAGAATTATTGCTCACGCGGCCTTGTTTTCCTGTTTTCAAAGCTTTATTGATCGCTGGATCTTCTTTAGCTAATCTTCCAGCCACGTTGTTGAAGCTGTTGTAGTTCATCAATTCTTTTTTCGTGAAAGACACACCGTTAACTTTAAGCGGCTTGTCTTCATCACCCGTGTAAGTCAAAGTCGCTGATTGACCGTCTTTTGTGAGAGTCAAACGCACCTGCTCATTGCCATCAGAATCTTTGAAGCTTGTCGCTTCAATGTTTGGCATAAGTTCATTGCGGTTCAAACGAACCCATTCATCCATTTGTGTCTGCAATTTATCTGGATAAACGTGACGAACCATTTTCCAGTATTCGCCCACAGTCATTTTCTTTGTCGTGAGACCTGTTTCTTTCAAATATTGATTGATCAATTTCTTTTGCGAAGCTGCTGCTGCGCCTTCTGCCAACGGAGAAATGCACATCGTAACGACGGAAATCCCGGCAGCGAAATTTTTAAAGAAAGAAAAAGGTTTCAACTTCCATTTCATAACGACCTCATGCTTTTGAGTCTTTTCGGTACACTTTTTAAAAAACTTAACAAGAACCCGGACTTATCCCGGAGATTCGTTCGATGTCTCAATTTGAGATCGAAACCAGTCCAAAAGATAGCTTCGATCTCTTTGCTCCAGCTCTTTAAATTTCAATCGCAAGACATTATCGCGATACTCAACCACCCTAGCCTTGACCTTGATATTGCGAATCTTAGGAAAGATCACGTCCACATACCTAAGCTCTTTGGAAGTGCCTTCCATGTCCCGCTTTAAAAGCACACGCGTGCCCGCGATAGAAATTGATTCCGTCACACCTTCAAAAATATCCTGACCGACGATGTTTACAGGCGTACGGAACTCATAACGATGTGCTGTTGGGAAAAGCCAACGAGCACGACGGTCCAAGTAAGGAAAACGGAAATAAAACGCCAGAATCAAAATCGCAATGGTCACAAGACTTGAAAAAACAAGCTGCCATTGGGCGAAGGATCCCTCGTGAGAAAGATCATGAGAAAAGAAACGATAAGCATTGATCAATAGAACAAGACTCAAAGAGACAATCGCCAGTGACCATGACGTTTTATGGGGACGAAACAGCAATAAACCTGTCAGGAACAAAAGACTCAGCCACAACCAATCCAGCGCTGAAACACTCTGCAAGAATGCAAAAAGAACGGAAGGTTCATACCACCCAGACACACCACTTCCGGCAAAGCTGATCAGCAAATTTCCCAAAGGGGCGAGAATAAAAAGAAAAGCTAAAAGAAAAACCCCTGTGGGTCTTTTCAGCTCCGCCTGTGTCATTCAACCTCCACACCTGATGCTAAACGAAACAGGCTTGAGTGAGGATGAATTTTGCGCGAGCTAGACCTTAGCTAGGGGTTTATCGAACGATTAATTTCTTTTAGCCGGGATGGAGATCGTTGTTCTGCCATCATCGCTCTTGTCGTCTGTGGTCATTTTGCAAATTTCAACAAGCGTGTTTTCTTGAACTAAAGAATAAATATCTGCGATCTGTTCGTTCGTCACCGCCACACAGCCGCGCGTCCAGTTCATGGGATGAATCGCACCGACCACCTGACGTTTTCTATCATCACTTGGAAGACCATGAATCATAATGTCGCCGCCCGCAGACTTGCCTTGGGCTTTGGCGAATTCTACGTCCTTCTTGTTAGGATAAGAAACGTGAAGAGCTTTGGTGTATTCACTTTGTGGATTTTTATAATCGACATAGTAAATACCTTCAGGAGTTTTTCCGTCTCCTTCAAACTGTTTGTGACCGACGGGATTTGAACCGAAAGCCACCGGATAAACTCTGAGCATTGTTTCACCGGAAATCAGATAAAGCTCTTTGCGGTCTTTAGAAACCACGATGCGCTCGATTTTAAGACCTTCATCTTTGATTCTTTGTACAGACTCTCTAGAGCGATCTAAGAGCTTGTCCACCTTTGTGATATCATCACAGAATTGGTAGTTCTTATCCGCAGCTTTAGAGCCGGCAAATACGTTGGCAGAGAACAAGCTAATAGTTAGAATTGTAAGTAGAGAGTTTTTCATGGATTGAATTTATATCACAGGCCCAAGACTTTCGCACCGACTTACAAATTAAATTTTTTCGTGATGTTTTCTCTCTGCCAAAGACAAATAAAAAGGTCCCTGTGTTTCCACAGAGACCCTGTTTGTCACTTGTGTCTGAAAGTTCGTCAGCCGTTTTTATCGAACAAACGAAGAGCATGATTGGATACAGCTTTCACGAGCCATTTTCACTCGAGGAGCCATGCACTCTGGAGTACCCTTGTGGCGCACAACAGAGAGTGTTCCTACGTTTGGCGTATAGGTCTTTCCAGTGACCTTCGCCATGCATGCATAGTACGCGTACTTCTCAAGACCCATTTTCATCTTACTGCTTGTTGGCAGATAATTGCGAGCTTCATAGTAGTTAATACCAATACCACCTTTGCTTGGAGCGCTTTGCGCAACTACAAAATTGAAGCTATCTGAAGTGATCTTCTTGCAGTCCGCTTCTGTTTTCGCCGAAGCAATACCGAATGGATCCGTTCCTACTTTATCGATCAAAAGAACGTGTCCGTAGACCGCAACGATATCTCCCGCTTTCATGGAAGTCGCTGGTGTTACAGAAATTTTATTTAAACACGTCAGACCGTTATCTTGAGGCTCTACGTAAGAGCTAGATCCCCACGCCCAAGAGTCCGAAGCTTTTAGAGCGCGGCCGGCTTTGAGTCTGAGTCCTGCTGTCGCCATGGATGTGAAGACATATCCTGAGCAATCGATACCAAGAACGCTTGTACCATCTCCATTGTCTTTGAATAAATCAATAGGAGAATCCGTCGCTGTTGTAGCGTAAGGTTTTCCACCGTAATCATAGATCAATGGATTGCTGCGAACATTGAAGCAGCCTTGTCCGTAAGAACTCATGTCACGAATATAGTAGTGCGTGCTTTGCACCTTGGAAAGGCTTGCGATCATACGCTTGCTACCAACGCCATCGGAATGTTTACCGACGATGCTAATACCTTGCACTTCAGGAGTTTGATCATTCATCGATGGAAGTTGAATGCTTTGGCAGCTTTGATAAGCCGTCGCAAAAGCCCAACGACCACCAAAAACCGACAAAGGTGTTCCTGAATTCAAAGCTTGTTGCTTGTGATATTCATAATCACGATTCGGTTCTGGCTGGGTTGGCGTTTCCGTCTCTGTTGTTGGCGTTGTCGGTGTCACACCTGCCGTTGAGTTGCCGTCACCAGAAGAGGCTGGGCAATTGAGTTCAAATGACTGAACTGTTTTTTGAAGCTGGTTGAAATTACCGCGCACTTTATCCTGCATGTAGGAACGGAAAACCGTTGTACGGTCTCCAACGTCGATCGCTGACAAAAGAATCAAAAGTTGTTCCGGTGTTTCAACGCGTTCTCCTTGCGGAGCTTCAGATAGAAGTGAATCCACCAATTGGTCAAGATCGCCGGAAAGACGCTTCACATCACTGGAAGTCAGTTGCGGATTTTGTTCGGCAAGCTTATCCACCTGATCATGCATAGCCTGCTTCATGGTGTCGGCCGTGGGAATGGATTTTTGCTCCAAAAGATAGGTTTTAAGGCCGTCCCAGAGCTTTGTTTCCAATTCCTTGTCCTTACACGCGATGTCTTGCACCGTTTGTGAAGCAATGTTGTTTGCAGCTTCGTATCCTTGCGGAGCGCAAGCTGTCATCATCATCCCTAAAGCGAAGTATAAACTGTGTTTTTTCATGCTGTCTTTATCGGCAGCTTCGAGGACACAGATTACACTCCTCACAAATTTTAGACTCGACTAGACTAAAAAATAGTCACTATAATAGGACTTTAAGAGGACTCAAATACCATGGCAGAAAAGTTTATCAAAATTCAAGCACTCTATGGGCTTTTAGAGCTAGAACCCTTCATACTTTTGGGCTGTTTGATCGCCATCACTTGGGTGTTTTATAAGTTCTTCCTTCGCGAAGCGAGCGAGGAAAGACATCGCAGTCTGCGCAATCATTTTAGAACTCTGCTTCGTCATTACGTCGTTCTGAGCTTTTTATTTCTGGTTTTTATCTTCTTACAAACTTCCGAACCGCAATTGGGAAATCTTGCTAAGGTCACACCTTATGTGGCGCTCGTGACTTTCATTTGGGGCAACGTTGTTTTCGTTAAGACCTCGCGCTTGATTGTTTTGCAGTATTTGTTCTTGGGCTCAATGAAGCACGGCGTGCCTTTGCTTCTGGTGAACATCTTCTCTTTGATTCTTTCCATTGTGCTTTTATTCTGGGGCATCACTCATGTCTTTGGATTGGAAGTCGGGCCTCTTCTTGCGACATCAGCGGCCGCTTCCGTGATTCTGGGTTTGGCGCTGCAAGACACGTTGGGAAATCTCTTTGCGGGGATTTCTTTACAGGTTGATCGCAACTTTGAAATCGGTGATTGGCTTGAAATCGTGAGTGGGATTCAAAAAACCACAGGTCAGGTGCGTGAGATCACTTGGCGCTCCACAACTCTGGTTGGTTTTTCAGATGAGTTGATCACTTTGCCGAATCGTTTTATGGCCAATGCGACGATTTCAAACTTCTCCCCGCCCGAAAATCCGATTGTTCGTCGTCAGATCTTCCGTTTGGCTTACGGGGAGAATGTCGAGCATGCAAAACAGATTTTGGAGCGCACCGTAGCGGGAATTGGCGAAATTCGCGGCATTCCAGCGCCTTGGGCTTACGTGAGCGATACCAATGAACACTGGATTGAAGTGAAAATTATTTATTTTATTGATAACTACGGATCGCAATTCAATATCGGTGACAAGGTGTATGTCCGTGGTGTCGAGGCTTTACGTGCTGCGGGCCTTAAATTAGCTCGACAAACCTTTGAGATTTCAGATAAAAGGGCTCTTCCTGTGGAGCCGACATGACAGTAGATTTCGAAAATCCTTTAGCTATTAAAATTCGTAAACAGATCGTCCAAGCTCTGAACGACTTCAATATGATTGAAGACGGAGACAAGATCATGGTTTGCGTTTCTGGCGGAAAGGATTCGAGCATTCTCTTGGCTTTACTTACGGAAATTCAGCGCCGTTCGGAAAGAAAATTTCATCTTGAAGCTGCGATCTTGGATCAAAAGCAACCGGGCTTTGATGCTGCAAAATTTAAATCCTGGGTTGAAAGTCTTGGCGTAAAACTTCACGTTATCGAAAAAGATACTTACTCGATTGTGAAAGAAAAAGTGCAAGGCGGAACCTACTGTTCGCTTTGCTCCCGTCTGCGTCGCGCGATTTTGTATGATTTCGCTTACGACAATGGATTTACGAAATTAGCTTTAGGTCACCATCGCGATGACGTTGTTCACACGGCTCTCTTGAATCTTTTCTATGTTGGAACAACGGCGAGCATGCCACCGAAACTTCGCTCCGATGATGAACGAAATATTTTGGTTCGTCCTTTGTGTTACGTTTCAGAGAGAGAAATCGAAGAACTTGCGACGATCTGGGCTTTCCCGGTGATTCCATGCAATCTTTGCGGATCGCAAGATGGACTTAAACGCCAAAGAGTGAAGAAACTTGTTCGAGACCTCGAAAAAGAGATCCCTAACATTTACGCTTCTATTCAAACAGCGATGTCCAACGTGAAACCTAGCCAGATGATGGATCAAAATCTTTGGGATTTTAAAAATCTTAAGGCAGAACCTTCTTCACCGCAGGACGCTCACTCACCTTCTGAACCCAGCGAAGAACTGAAGGTTTAGATTCAAACCATTCCGGTTTTGATTTTGTGAATCCCGCGATCCACGGGTAAGTCGCGATGTCCGCGATCGTGTAAGTGCTTCCGGCAAGATATTCATTTTTTTGAAGCTGAAGCTCCATAACTCCCACAAGTCGGATGCACTCTTTTTCGAAGCGTTCAATGAATCCTGGATTTGTAGGCTTCATAGTATTCACACCGTAATAGTAATTCCCAAATATCGGGCCGATTGCCGACATCTGAAACATCACCCATTGCAGAGTGTGCGCTTTTTCTTCAAGGCTATGACCAATGAAACTTCCGTACTTTTCAGCGAGATAATAAAGAATCGCACCGCTTTCAAAAACCGTCGTCTTATGATCGTAAGGACCGTGGCGATCCACAATGACCGGGATTCTTCCGTTGGGATTCATCTCTAAAAACTCAGGAGATTTTTGTTCGTTTTTAGAAAGATCCACCTTGTGTTCAGTGTAGGGAACTTCAAGCTCCTCCAGCATCAAAGCGATTTTGCGTCCGTTGGGAGTGCTGGCTGTATAGAAATCGATCATAGCGTCCTCCTAAGTTTTTAGATCATCTCTTATTTCGTTGGATTTAGTTGTATATTAATGAGGAGGTATCATGAAGAAAAAAAATGGTGCGAATAACTGGACTCGAACCAGTGACCTCTTCCATGTCAAGGAAGCGCGCTACCAACTACGCTATATCCGCACAAAGAAATAAAAAACTAACACCGATCATTCGGTGCGGCAATCATGGATGCAGAGGGTCAGGGTGTCTGATTAGAATCGGCCAACGAACGGCATTTTAAAACTCAGCCTTAGCAGTTCCCAGTGGAGCTGCAGGAATTATCCATTGTCCTTTTTCTCCGTCGATTTCTCCCGGAGGTCGAACGCGCCTTACAGGTCCCCAATAAGTCATGTCATCAATCATCGCGGATTCAAAATACGATGCCTCCGGTAAGGAAGAATGAATATTCCCGCTGGGACCTTTTAAAAGAATATTAGCAGCCCCCACTAAAGAACCCTTCACAAAGCAATTTGTTCGGTTTTTATAAAGTTCCGTAAGAGCGCGACAGACACCCGCTGCAAGCAAAAACCCTGTGCCATGATCTAATGCTTGAGCTGGAAGAGGATATGGTTTGGAAGAGTTTTTGGCTAGCGCTCCGGCGGCCGCAATTCCCGTGCTCATCTGCACAAGACTGTCGAAGCCACGACGATGCTTCCAGGGTCCATGCCATCCATAAGCGTTCATAGTCGCAATCACCAAAGAAGAATTTATCTGCGACACACGTTCTCTGGTAAATCCAAGTTTATCCAAAGCTCCCGGACGAAGTCCATGGACCAGCACATGAGCCTCTCTTAAAAGAGCCTCGAAAACCTTTTTTCCATCAGAAGTTGAAATATCCAAAAACGCGCAACGCTTTCCCACAGTGGTTTCAGGAAGAAGAGCTGCAACCTCTGCAAACCCGTGCGGGTCAATTCTCAAAACGTCTGCCCCCTGAGAACTGAGAAACCTTGTGCATTCAGGTCCAGCAATCACACGCGTAAGATCCAGTACGCGAATCCCCGAAAGAGGTTTTTCTGAGGAAGAAATCGCACCGAAAGCCGGCTTCTGGTGACTCGACATTTTTTCTAAAAATATCGGAAGCTCCTGCACGGCATATTCGCCATGAAAATGCGTTTGCCAACTTTGATAATCTCGCAGGACTGCCGCACAGCCACCGGCCTCGACAACGGATTTTTCAAGTTCTTCCGAATTTAAGGAAGCTACTTTGGAAGACACCTCTTCGCGGTTGGCAGAAACTTTAAGAACGTTTAAAACCGCTTGAAGATGATAACTATAATTGGTGTGAAGACGAATCCAACCATTGGCCGTCATATAGTCTCCAGCAATCGGATCCCATGCCGCTGGAATTTCCCAACCTTGGCCCTTTAAAAGAGCTTCAGAGCGAAAGGCGGCGCAAGCCTCTACGCGATCCACTTTGACAGAGGATATTTTTGTGGAATTCATTCGCGCCGCTTTTAATTCAGCAGTTGCGAGGTTCGCTATTGCGATCACATCGCTTGCAAAACCTGAGACGTCAAAAACCGAAGGAAGAATTTTTTCAGGACCAGAAAAAGAAATCTGGTGAAGATCGTCACTGTGACCACTTAGAAACTGCCAATAGGATTTCATATAAAAATCCTATCATGAACTTAGCAGGGATCAATGAATTCAGCGACTTGTTGAGTGACTTTCGGATCTTTCAAAATCCGACGATGCCCTAGATTTGTGGTTGTTAGAAGATGTGCGTGAGGCCAGGCTTCTTTTATTTCGAGGGCCGCGGTATAGCCGACTTCTTTGTCTTCTTTGTCGTGCACGATCAAAGCTGGGATCTGTAATTTACTCCCGATATTACCGACATTGAGTTCCTTGGCTGTGAGTCCTACTTTTTGCGCGAGACTTTTTAAGAAATATTTCTGCGCCGAAGGACTGATGGAAATAAATTTTAAGTAATCGTCGACAACAACTTCATAACGAGAAGGCCCCGCGACCAAAACTAATTTTTCAACTTTCAAGCCCCATGAAGCCCCAAGCACAGAACAGCCTGCACCAAATGAATGCGCTATGACTGCCTTAAAAGGTCCCAGCTCTTTTTGAGCGCGAATAAGAAATTTTGCATAATCACCAACATTGGTGCGTTCACCTTCAGAGCCGCCATGCGCAGGACCGTCGAGAGCGATCACACGGTAGCCTTTTTCCACTAAGGGTTCTGCAAAAGCTCCCATCTGTGTACCTCGGCCGCTCCAACCATGAACAAGAACAACAAGGGGACCTGTTGAAGGCCCCCATTCAAACGCCGCAATGCCGCCAGCGAGAGTGTATTTTTTTGCAGACTCAAACCAGGACCTTTCCGACTCAGGTCGTGGAACCCTTGTTGGAGTTAGAAACAGATCCTCCGCCCAAGAGGCACTTCGCTTAGGAAGCACCCACGAGAAATACCGAATAAAAAGAAACCATAATTTCTGCTTGAGCGAAGATTCCATAAACTATCTTTCTACAATGGCAACAACACCCATGCCGCCCGCAGTACAGATCGAGATCAATCCACGACCTGATCCTTTTTGCGAAAGCATTTTTGCAAGACTCGCAAGAATTCTTCCGCCGGTTGCCGCGAATGGATGACCTAAAGCCAAGCTTCCGCCGTTGACGTTCATTTTTGATCTATCAATAGAACCCAACGCCTTGCTGCCAAAGTTCTTCTGACAATATTCATCAGATTCCCACGCCTTCAATGTACAGAGCACTTGACCTGCAAAGGCTTCATGGATTTCGTAAAAATCAAAGTCCTGCAAAGTCAAATTGTTACGTTTTAATAGACGTCCTACAGCCGTAGCCGGAGCCATCAAAAGCCCTTCGCCATTCACATAATCCACAGCCGCATATTCAGCGTCACGCAAATAAGCAAGCACCGGAAGATTGTGTTTTTGCGCGAAGTCTTCACTGCCAAGAAGAACCGCCGCTGCACCATCTGTTAGCGGCGTGCTATTTCCCGCAGTTAAAGTTCCTGTTCCGGTAAAATCAAAAGCCGGTTTTAGTTTCGCAAGCTTTTCAATTGTTGTATCAGCACGAACGAATGTGTCCTTTTTAAGACCATTAAATTCAAAAACCAAATCATTATAAAAACCCGCTTCGTAAGCGCGAGCAGCATTCATATGACTGTGGTATGCCAACTCATCTTGCGCTTCACGAGTGATCTTCCAATCCTTCACCATCAATTCACAGTGTTGGCCCATGGAAAGGCCCGTGCGAGGTTCTTGTACGTTCGGGAAACGAGGTTTTAAATATTCTGGCTTAAGCTCTGCAAATTTTTTGAGTTTTGCGAGCATCGATGGTTCTTTTTGCGCTTCCATCATGATCCAAGAAAATTCATGAGGAAGAACTCCCGCGATATCACTGTTCGTGTCCGTACCGCCCGCAATACCACTTTCAATTTGGCCAGAAGCAATTTTCAAAGCGATCTGTGCGGCCGTTTCTAATCCCGTCCCACAAGCTCTTTGTACGTCATAACCAGGCGTGTGTGGATCAAGACCCGAACTCAATAAAGATTCGCGAGAGAGATTCCAATCCGAAGCGTTTTTCATCACCGCTCCTAAAGAGACATCTCCGAGACGCTCGCCCTGAAGATTCGTTTTTGCGACAAGATCTTTTAAAGTCGCCTTCATAAGATCTTTATTCGATGTTCTTGAATAATGCGTGAACGACTTTGTAAAAGGAGTTCGGGAGCCACCTAGAATTGCAACGGGTCTCATTGTCTTATTATTGCTCATATACATATCCTTTATATCGACTTACAGGAAGTTCTTGAAATCTACCTACCAATAGGTAGATAATAAGACAGTACGAAAACTAAAGCAAGGACTGTTCATGGATCCCAAAAACGACACGAAAACCCGCGCTATTGACCTTGGTCGCCATTATCTGCAAACACTTGGATTTAATGGATTTAGTTTTCAAACGATTGCCGATGAGCTCGGTATTAAAAAAGCGAGTCTTCATTACTATTTCGCGTCAAAAGAAGATATGGGTTTAGCTTTACTCAAAGACTATGAAGACGCTTATGAGCGTTGGACGACAAAGGTATCCTCCCTGCCTGCAGAGAAAAAGCTAGAGCAAATGCTGAATGTTTTTTGCAAGATGGGTTTAGATCATAAAAAGATTTGCCCGGCGGGAGTGCTCTGTGCTGACTTTAACACTCTTCCAAACAATATGAAAAAACGCCTGATTGAATTTCATGATATTCAACGCCAATGGATGATTGATACCCTTAAGCAAGGTGTTCAGGAGAAAACCTTAAGAAAGGATTTAAGCATTGAAGCGACGGCAGATCTTTTTCTGACCTCCATTCAGGGAGGCTTGCAGGTGGCGCGTCTTCGTGGAGACATGGAAAGTTTTAAAAAAATGATACGGCTTTTAATTAAAAATATCTCGATTTAAAGACTCTAACGATTAAAGACTTTCCAGTCTTTAAGATTGTAGCGCGAAAGAATTTTATCAAGCTCGTTACTTGTACGGGCTTTTTCAAACCACGCATCCAGATGTTGTGGCAAGAATCCAAATTCGGGCTCTTTGGGATTACTCACGAGCACTAAAGAGTTAAAACCCGTGAGTGACGTTGGCAAAAGCTGCAAAGGCACGTGAGCACGTCGAAGCAATGAATAACGAAGAACGTTGTAATCCCCCAACGCCAAATCCACACGACGATCACTGATCATTTTTGTCATACGGTCTGCCACATCTGAACCCGTGAGTTTTATCGCTCTAGCCGAATAATCAATACTCAAGCTGTTTCCCGATTCACTGCCAAGGTCCGCGAAAACGACTTTTTTATTGCGCACAAATTCATTGTCAATCAACGGCTCTCTTAAGCCCGGAGAAAGCAAAGCCCCCGTATAACTAACTCCAAGATTAGGCCCCACGACACGAACATCAGGAAGATAGCGAACCATGTAGCGCGGACCGATGATGTAATTCACCCTTTGCGCCTGTAAGGCAGAAACGAGTCTCGTATTAGGAATGCTTTCTAACTCCACTGTAAAACCGTGCAGCTTCGCGACAGCGGTGAGAATATCGTAAATATAACCGCCCCAGACACCAGGACCTTTTTCACAAAGATACGGACAAAGAGGCGCCACACCAATACGAATATTTAAAAAGCCCCGCTCTTTAATATCAGAGGGCTCACGCAGATTTTTTAATTCTTTATTTGCACCGACAGCCGACGTCGTTGCCACTTTCTGCACCGGGCGCCCCATCCAACCAGGGTATGCATTGATGTTTTTCTCTGTCACAGGATAAGTGGGAACGAGCTTCTTTTCTGGAACAGGTTCTTTTCCCAGATATGCGACCAATGAGCGTGCGATTTCCCTGCCAAGTTCCGCACAAAACTGAGCGGAGTCAATCACAGTGAGCCGTTTGTTTTTAATATTTTCGATTGATTGCGGATCACCATCAAATGTCGCGTGTAAAATTTCGTTTCGCTTTTTCTCAAGCAGTCTTTTTACAATCGTAAGCCCGCCTCCATCATTGACCGTGAAGATCACGTCGACACTGCCTTTAACCGGAAAGTTTTTAAGAAAAGCTTTAACGGCCTTTTCGCCGGATTCCGGGTCCACAGCTTCGTAACGTTTTAAAACTTTGAATTTACGATTGCGCTTGCGAAGAGCATCAAAAAATCCATCCACCCGCTCTGTCGTTGAAGACACTTTCGGATATTCAAAAACAACGATACGAATTTCATGGTCTTTATCGTAAAGCGAATCAATATACTCGCCATTGTCTTTTCCACCGGTATAGTTGTCACTTGTCGCAAACGAAGTCAGCTGACCATTTACAATATACTGATCATAAGCAAAGACCGGAACACCTGCGCCATTGGCTTCTTGCAGACCTCTGGCAAGAGCCGAGTTGTCTGTGGGTTGAATCACCAAAGCTTGCGGAGATTTTTTTAACGCTTCATCAAGCTGAGAAACTTGATTGAGAATTCCTTTTCGCCCTTCGCCTGCAACATAAGAAATCAGTTCAACCTTGTCTTTGCCTTTTTTATTAAATAGCGAAATCTCTTCTTCAAAACCTTTGCGCATGGCCACTTGGCCTTCAATCTTCATACTCCAGTAGAGCACAGGAACTTTCCAGGTTTTGGCAAAGGATGCATTTGAAAAAACAAAAGAGAAAAATAAGAAGAAGAAAGCGACTAGAGATTTCACTCAAAACAGTATTATCGAAGGATGACCAATTATCAATGTCGCTCTGAAATATTACGATTCATTAACAATGTTCAGGGACGTTCCATGACGTCCCCCATAAATTGCAAATGTCTTAGTACAACTCAACGCGGTCGTTTTCACGGAAGCCCGAACCAGAGTGGATCACGGCGATGGCGCCGTCAT
This region of Bdellovibrio sp. BCCA genomic DNA includes:
- a CDS encoding glutathione S-transferase family protein — its product is MIDFYTASTPNGRKIALMLEELEVPYTEHKVDLSKNEQKSPEFLEMNPNGRIPVIVDRHGPYDHKTTVFESGAILYYLAEKYGSFIGHSLEEKAHTLQWVMFQMSAIGPIFGNYYYGVNTMKPTNPGFIERFEKECIRLVGVMELQLQKNEYLAGSTYTIADIATYPWIAGFTKSKPEWFESKPSVLRWVQKVSERPAVKKVLP
- a CDS encoding CoA transferase, encoding MKSYWQFLSGHSDDLHQISFSGPEKILPSVFDVSGFASDVIAIANLATAELKAARMNSTKISSVKVDRVEACAAFRSEALLKGQGWEIPAAWDPIAGDYMTANGWIRLHTNYSYHLQAVLNVLKVSANREEVSSKVASLNSEELEKSVVEAGGCAAVLRDYQSWQTHFHGEYAVQELPIFLEKMSSHQKPAFGAISSSEKPLSGIRVLDLTRVIAGPECTRFLSSQGADVLRIDPHGFAEVAALLPETTVGKRCAFLDISTSDGKKVFEALLREAHVLVHGLRPGALDKLGFTRERVSQINSSLVIATMNAYGWHGPWKHRRGFDSLVQMSTGIAAAGALAKNSSKPYPLPAQALDHGTGFLLAAGVCRALTELYKNRTNCFVKGSLVGAANILLKGPSGNIHSSLPEASYFESAMIDDMTYWGPVRRVRPPGEIDGEKGQWIIPAAPLGTAKAEF
- a CDS encoding L,D-transpeptidase family protein, which translates into the protein MKNSLLTILTISLFSANVFAGSKAADKNYQFCDDITKVDKLLDRSRESVQRIKDEGLKIERIVVSKDRKELYLISGETMLRVYPVAFGSNPVGHKQFEGDGKTPEGIYYVDYKNPQSEYTKALHVSYPNKKDVEFAKAQGKSAGGDIMIHGLPSDDRKRQVVGAIHPMNWTRGCVAVTNEQIADIYSLVQENTLVEICKMTTDDKSDDGRTTISIPAKRN
- a CDS encoding mechanosensitive ion channel family protein; translated protein: MAEKFIKIQALYGLLELEPFILLGCLIAITWVFYKFFLREASEERHRSLRNHFRTLLRHYVVLSFLFLVFIFLQTSEPQLGNLAKVTPYVALVTFIWGNVVFVKTSRLIVLQYLFLGSMKHGVPLLLVNIFSLILSIVLLFWGITHVFGLEVGPLLATSAAASVILGLALQDTLGNLFAGISLQVDRNFEIGDWLEIVSGIQKTTGQVREITWRSTTLVGFSDELITLPNRFMANATISNFSPPENPIVRRQIFRLAYGENVEHAKQILERTVAGIGEIRGIPAPWAYVSDTNEHWIEVKIIYFIDNYGSQFNIGDKVYVRGVEALRAAGLKLARQTFEISDKRALPVEPT
- a CDS encoding PilZ domain-containing protein, with product MTQAELKRPTGVFLLAFLFILAPLGNLLISFAGSGVSGWYEPSVLFAFLQSVSALDWLWLSLLFLTGLLLFRPHKTSWSLAIVSLSLVLLINAYRFFSHDLSHEGSFAQWQLVFSSLVTIAILILAFYFRFPYLDRRARWLFPTAHRYEFRTPVNIVGQDIFEGVTESISIAGTRVLLKRDMEGTSKELRYVDVIFPKIRNIKVKARVVEYRDNVLRLKFKELEQRDRSYLLDWFRSQIETSNESPG
- the ttcA gene encoding tRNA 2-thiocytidine(32) synthetase TtcA, which translates into the protein MTVDFENPLAIKIRKQIVQALNDFNMIEDGDKIMVCVSGGKDSSILLALLTEIQRRSERKFHLEAAILDQKQPGFDAAKFKSWVESLGVKLHVIEKDTYSIVKEKVQGGTYCSLCSRLRRAILYDFAYDNGFTKLALGHHRDDVVHTALLNLFYVGTTASMPPKLRSDDERNILVRPLCYVSEREIEELATIWAFPVIPCNLCGSQDGLKRQRVKKLVRDLEKEIPNIYASIQTAMSNVKPSQMMDQNLWDFKNLKAEPSSPQDAHSPSEPSEELKV
- a CDS encoding alpha/beta fold hydrolase, with amino-acid sequence MESSLKQKLWFLFIRYFSWVLPKRSASWAEDLFLTPTRVPRPESERSWFESAKKYTLAGGIAAFEWGPSTGPLVVLVHGWSGRGTQMGAFAEPLVEKGYRVIALDGPAHGGSEGERTNVGDYAKFLIRAQKELGPFKAVIAHSFGAGCSVLGASWGLKVEKLVLVAGPSRYEVVVDDYLKFISISPSAQKYFLKSLAQKVGLTAKELNVGNIGSKLQIPALIVHDKEDKEVGYTAALEIKEAWPHAHLLTTTNLGHRRILKDPKVTQQVAEFIDPC